In Peptostreptococcaceae bacterium, the genomic window TCTTTCTACAAGCAATTGCAAGTTGCCAGTAGATCCAGTAACTTCTTCAACTATATCAGTCCATTCTTCTACGTTTTCATTATTAATTTTTATTATGCGGTCCCCGGTTGTTAAGTTGCTGCTTTCCGCTGGCAATCCGGGAAGAATTTCACCAACCGTTGTTGTTGGAAACCCAATAAAAATGAACAATAAAAAGAAAATAAGGAATGCCAAGATAAAATTCATCACCGGACCGGCAAAAATAATCATAAACCTCTTAAATGCCGATTTTGAACTAAAGCTTTTATTATGGTCGGATTCCTCGTCTTCCCCTTCCATTTTTATATAACCGCCAATAGGAAATATTCCGAGTGAATATGTTGTTTCTTTACCTTTGAACTTGAATAATTTAGGACCCATTCCCAAAGAAAATTCATGGACAAGAACTCCTGATAATTTCGCAGTAATAAAATGACCAAATTCATGAAAAAAAATTATACTTCCAAAAACCAGTATGAAATAAAAAAATGTTGTCATTAAATCACCTATTCCTTAATTTGTCCACTACAAACTTTCTAGTTAAATAGTCAGTTTCAACAATTGATTCATATTCGGGATGCTTTATCAAATTATGAGATTCTAAAACTTCCTCAATTATATTTTGAATTTCAAGAAATCGAATTTTTCCTTTTAAGAAAGCGTCAACGAGCACTTCATTTGCAGCATTTAGTGCAGCGGGACAAGTTCCGCCTAAGTTGCCGGCATAGTATGCATATCCAAGGCATGGAAAAGCTTTTTTATCCGGCTTTTCAAAGGTTAGAGTTCCAATCTCGCTTAAGCAAAGTGACTTGAGTTCTAAAGGCATTCTTTTCCCTTCAAAAAGAACATAACCAATGGGAAGCTTCATGTTTGGCATGCTCATTTGGGCAATTACACTACCATCAATAAATTCAACCATCGAATGAACAACGCTTTGAGGATGAACTATAACCTTAATCATATCAATATCCACATCAAAAAGCCATTTTGCTTCTAAAACCTCAAACCCTTTGTTCATCATTGTTGCAGAGTCTATAGTTATTTTTTTACCCATAGTCCAATTAGGATGCGCAAGCGCTTCTTTTATGGTGACTCTCTCCATTTCGTTATAAGACTTACCCCTAAATGGTCCTCCGGAAGCAGTAAGTATTATATGTTTCAAACGGTCTTTATTTTCGCCGTTTAAACACTGTGAAATCGCGTTATGCTCACTATCTATAGGAAGTATTTTGACGCCTTTTGCTTTGGCATCAGCCATTATCAATTCTCCTGCTGTAACAAGAGTTTCCTTATTGGCAAGTGCAATATTTGCCCCCAATTCAATAGCGTGTCTGGTTGGCAGCATGCCTGATATGCCTACCAAAGCATTAACCACAACATCGACGCCAGTGTTATCAAGCGCAGCAATAATACCTTTATAGCCATAAAGTATCTTAACATTAAAATTTTCTTTTGTAATGCATTCATATGCGGTACGGTCGCATACAACTGCATATTCTGGTCTATATTCATTGATTTGCTTTGCAAGAAGATCAATGTTTCTGTTGCAAGTTAAAATTTTTACTGTGAATTCCTCGGGGTATTTTGATACAACATCCAAGGTTTGTGTCCCAATCGATCCAGTCGAACCCAATATGGCTAATTGTTTCATTTCATCACTCCTGTCAAACTCAAAACACTATACGCAGCGTACACATATGGAGCTGTAAATAATATGCTGTCGAATCTGTCAAGTATACCGCCGTGACCTGGAATAATATTTCCAAAATCTTTTATTTCGTTGTTTCTTTTTATCATAGACGCATTTAAATCTCCCAATTGAGATATTATGCTTCCAAATATGCCGAATAGTATTGATATATTTGCCATTTCAGGGATAAATATTATTGAAAAGACAAAAGTGCTCACGGCGCAACCTGCGATGCCCCCAATGGCGCCTTCTATAGTTTTTTTAGGGCTTATTATAGGTGCTAATTTATTCTTCCCGAATAACAAACCTATAAAATATGCAAATGTATCTGTTGACCATGCAATAATGAATATAAGCCATACTACATAATTGTTATCAAATTGCGCGGTATAGAATATAAATCTAAAAAAAATCGT contains:
- the rseP gene encoding RIP metalloprotease RseP; its protein translation is MTTFFYFILVFGSIIFFHEFGHFITAKLSGVLVHEFSLGMGPKLFKFKGKETTYSLGIFPIGGYIKMEGEDEESDHNKSFSSKSAFKRFMIIFAGPVMNFILAFLIFFLLFIFIGFPTTTVGEILPGLPAESSNLTTGDRIIKINNENVEEWTDIVEEVTGSTGNLQLLVERDNKEISIAITPVIDEGRNVIGISPSIKRNVFYSIGMAFDRVWFVSTNIFSFLSDLLRGNQLEGEVVGPIGIISMVNEASKYSFISVLSLAAVISINLGIVNLLPLPALDGGRLVFILIEIIKGKPIDPKKEGFVHFAGFVFLMAFMVYMVIKDLGRLQLF
- a CDS encoding phosphatidate cytidylyltransferase, producing MIKRILTAVIGIPILIFIIYSGGSILLVSIIAVTLIALNEYASAFENSNESHSNIEELSHYKIWLWLSSLFSYVVLYYNNFDIKFEAPFLLIVLLGISLIQIFNPLEKSGTSRDIFYGYIYITIFFRFIFYTAQFDNNYVVWLIFIIAWSTDTFAYFIGLLFGKNKLAPIISPKKTIEGAIGGIAGCAVSTFVFSIIFIPEMANISILFGIFGSIISQLGDLNASMIKRNNEIKDFGNIIPGHGGILDRFDSILFTAPYVYAAYSVLSLTGVMK
- a CDS encoding 1-deoxy-D-xylulose-5-phosphate reductoisomerase, which translates into the protein MKQLAILGSTGSIGTQTLDVVSKYPEEFTVKILTCNRNIDLLAKQINEYRPEYAVVCDRTAYECITKENFNVKILYGYKGIIAALDNTGVDVVVNALVGISGMLPTRHAIELGANIALANKETLVTAGELIMADAKAKGVKILPIDSEHNAISQCLNGENKDRLKHIILTASGGPFRGKSYNEMERVTIKEALAHPNWTMGKKITIDSATMMNKGFEVLEAKWLFDVDIDMIKVIVHPQSVVHSMVEFIDGSVIAQMSMPNMKLPIGYVLFEGKRMPLELKSLCLSEIGTLTFEKPDKKAFPCLGYAYYAGNLGGTCPAALNAANEVLVDAFLKGKIRFLEIQNIIEEVLESHNLIKHPEYESIVETDYLTRKFVVDKLRNR